Proteins encoded within one genomic window of Eleutherodactylus coqui strain aEleCoq1 chromosome 1, aEleCoq1.hap1, whole genome shotgun sequence:
- the LOC136608420 gene encoding gastrula zinc finger protein XlCGF57.1-like: MLSPNYTVEEIIQHSSEEKLTTVHVQPGNHSLHKKPYSYSEYGNCLTDKANCIIHERSHTEKKQFPCSELKNHLTIHLEEQTAFLNSKCEKNFTSKSNIKCKKSHTREKPFSCSECGKCFQYKSDFLNHERNHTGEKPFSCSQCGKCFTYQSNLITHQRIHTGEKCYSCSECGKWFTSKSNIASHQKMHTGEKPYTCSECGKGCTWKSDLGKHQRIHAEEKPYSCSECWKSFTNKSDLVKNQRIHAE, encoded by the coding sequence ATGTTATCACCTAATTATACAGTAGAAGAAATTATACAGCATTCTTCGGAAGAAAAGCTTACTACCGTTCATGTACAGCCAGGAAATCACAGTTTACATAAGAAGCCATACTCCTATTCAGAATATGGGAATTGTTTGACAGATAAAGCAAATTGTAttatacatgagagaagtcacacagagaAGAAGCAATTTCCATGTTCAGAACTCAAAAATCATCTAACAATTCATTTAGAAGAGCAAACAGCATTTTTAAATTCAAAATGTGAGAAAAATTTTACAAGTAAATCAAAtattaaatgcaaaaaaagtcacacaagagagaagccattttcatgctcagaatgtgggaaatgttttcagtACAAATCAGACTTTCTTAATCatgagagaaatcacacaggagaaaaaccattttcatgttcacaatgtggaaaatgctttacaTACCAATCAAATCTTATTACACATCAAAGAATCCATACAGGAGAGAAGtgttattcatgttcagaatgtggtaaatgGTTTACATCAAAATCAAATATTGCCTCACATCAGAAAatgcacacaggagaaaagccgtacacatgttcagaatgtgggaaaggttgtaCATGGAAATCCGATCTTGGTAAACATCAGAGGATTCATGCAGAGGAGAAGCCGTATTCGtgttcagaatgttggaagagtTTTACAAATAAGTCCGATCTTGTTAAAAATCAGAGGATTCATGCAGAGTAG